A genomic region of Gammaproteobacteria bacterium contains the following coding sequences:
- a CDS encoding NADPH-dependent FMN reductase produces MKITAIIGSLRQNSIHRGIFESYKELAKQFFTLEEGVIRNIPLYNEDDGGNDIVHQLAEQIYHSDGVIFFSPEYNYSVPGVLKNAIDWLSRATPQPFSGKSASIIGASPGQIGTARMQYHLRQIGVYLNLHFLNKPEVMISGSNDKIKNGIINDESTLSFLKHHAEEFHKFTLGIGKT; encoded by the coding sequence ATGAAAATCACAGCAATTATCGGAAGTTTGAGACAGAACTCTATTCATAGAGGGATTTTTGAAAGTTATAAAGAGTTAGCGAAGCAGTTCTTCACCTTGGAAGAAGGTGTTATTAGGAATATTCCACTTTATAATGAAGACGATGGAGGTAATGATATTGTTCATCAACTGGCTGAACAAATATATCATTCTGACGGTGTTATATTTTTTTCACCAGAATATAATTATTCCGTTCCGGGAGTATTAAAGAACGCGATAGATTGGCTGTCAAGAGCAACACCACAGCCATTTTCAGGCAAATCGGCAAGTATAATTGGTGCCAGCCCGGGGCAAATTGGTACTGCCAGAATGCAATATCATCTACGACAAATCGGTGTTTACCTTAATCTTCACTTTCTGAACAAACCCGAAGTCATGATATCAGGCTCGAATGATAAAATAAAAAATGGTATCATTAATGACGAATCAACATTGTCTTTTTTGAAACACCATGCAGAGGAATTTCATAAGTTTACTCTGGGGATTGGAAAAACCTAA
- a CDS encoding phosphotransferase family protein — translation MSSSHSKDYAQAVREEDRLDIASLKKYLSENFVGINDLKELNVKQFSAGASNLTYQLQWNDQKVILRTAPHGANIKSAHNMSREYHVLKALEPYFEYSPKALLYCDDKEIIGKPFYIMEKIDGVIAGKEFPMKLNSDQADDLCKQLLDIQVKLHEIDIAETGLCKLGKPQGYIQRQVEGWNGRYENALLNDSLPAIELRSWLLKNQPNDTSGSMIHNDYKFDNVVISPYEPYQIIGVLDWELATVGSPLMDLGCSLAYWVEKNDAKEMQMIRRMPTSLDGMWSRNQIVEYYCSKRNISSEGFDYFYIFGLFRLAVIAQQIYKRYATGKTTNPVFANFGELVKILLRQAEKQI, via the coding sequence ATGTCCTCATCACACTCAAAAGATTATGCTCAGGCTGTTCGTGAAGAAGATCGCTTGGACATTGCATCACTTAAAAAATATCTCAGCGAGAACTTCGTTGGAATAAATGATTTAAAGGAACTGAATGTCAAACAATTTTCAGCAGGTGCATCCAATTTAACCTATCAATTACAATGGAATGATCAAAAAGTCATTCTTCGTACAGCCCCTCATGGTGCAAATATCAAATCCGCTCATAATATGTCACGAGAATATCATGTTTTAAAAGCACTTGAACCTTATTTTGAATATTCTCCCAAAGCATTACTTTATTGTGATGATAAAGAAATTATCGGAAAGCCATTTTATATCATGGAAAAAATAGATGGAGTTATTGCAGGTAAAGAGTTTCCGATGAAACTGAATTCGGATCAAGCCGATGATTTGTGCAAACAGTTGTTGGATATCCAAGTAAAACTGCATGAAATTGATATTGCTGAAACAGGTCTGTGTAAACTAGGAAAACCCCAAGGTTATATCCAGAGACAAGTAGAAGGATGGAATGGCAGATATGAAAATGCATTGCTTAATGATTCATTGCCAGCAATAGAATTACGAAGTTGGTTGTTGAAAAATCAACCAAATGACACTTCCGGTAGTATGATTCATAATGACTATAAGTTTGATAATGTCGTCATCTCTCCATACGAACCCTATCAAATTATTGGTGTGTTGGATTGGGAGTTGGCAACAGTAGGTTCTCCGCTCATGGATTTGGGATGCTCTCTGGCTTATTGGGTTGAAAAAAATGATGCTAAAGAAATGCAAATGATACGAAGAATGCCAACAAGTTTGGATGGGATGTGGAGCAGAAATCAGATAGTTGAATATTATTGCAGTAAAAGAAATATCAGCTCAGAAGGTTTTGATTATTTTTATATATTCGGATTATTTCGTTTAGCCGTAATTGCCCAACAAATCTATAAACGATATGCAACAGGAAAAACAACGAACCCGGTTTTTGCCAACTTTGGTGAGTTGGTTAAAATTCTTCTAAGGCAGGCTGAAAAACAAATATAA
- the katG gene encoding catalase/peroxidase HPI, with amino-acid sequence MSQNKCPVMHGAATESKQSNMEWWPNALNLDILHQHDTKTNPMGEDFDYQEEVKKLDFKALKQDLIDLMTDSQDWWPADWGHYGGLMIRMSWHAAGSYRVADGRGGAGTGNQRFAPLNSWPDNANLDKARRLLWPIKKKYGNKLSWADLLVYAGTVAYESMGLKTYGFAFGREDIWHPEKDIYWGSEKEWLAPSGGEGSRYSGQRDLENPLAAVMMGLIYVNPEGVDGNPDPLKTAADVRVTFERMAMNDEETVALTAGGHTVGKSHGNGDAGLLGPDPEAADIDEQGLGWNNKTKRGIGRNTVTSGIEGAWTTYPTQWDNGYFKLLLGYDWELTKSPAGAWQWEPVNIKEEDKPVDVEDSSIRYNPIMTDADMAMKMDPEYRKISEKFYNNPDYFSEVFAKAWFKLTHRDLGPKSRYIGPEVPQEDLIWQDSVPTGNTNFDIELAKSKIADSGLSISEMVSTAWDSVRTFRGSDNRGGANGARIRLTPQKDWEGNEPQRLQKVLAVLESIASDVSASVADIIVLAGSVGIEQAAKAADLEITVPFQAGRGDATQEMTDVDSFQYLEPVHDGFRNWLKKNYVVSAEELLLDKAQLLGLTAKEMTVLIGGMRVLGTNHGGTKHGVFTNQQGVLSNDFFVNLTDMSYTWNPVSDNLYEIRDRKSGETVWTATRVDLVFGSNSILRAYAEVYAQDDNKEKFVKDFVSAWTKVMNADRFDLK; translated from the coding sequence ATGTCTCAAAATAAATGTCCGGTCATGCACGGAGCAGCAACCGAATCAAAACAATCAAATATGGAATGGTGGCCTAATGCACTGAATCTCGATATCTTGCATCAACACGATACAAAAACAAACCCTATGGGTGAAGATTTCGATTATCAGGAAGAAGTCAAAAAACTGGATTTCAAAGCACTCAAACAAGATTTAATTGACTTGATGACTGACAGTCAGGACTGGTGGCCAGCGGATTGGGGACACTATGGCGGATTGATGATTCGTATGTCCTGGCACGCTGCAGGAAGTTATCGCGTGGCTGACGGACGCGGTGGTGCGGGAACGGGAAATCAAAGGTTTGCTCCATTAAACTCTTGGCCTGATAATGCAAATCTGGACAAGGCAAGACGCTTGCTGTGGCCGATCAAGAAAAAATACGGGAATAAATTAAGTTGGGCAGACTTGTTAGTTTATGCCGGAACAGTCGCCTATGAGTCAATGGGCTTGAAAACTTATGGCTTTGCGTTCGGACGTGAAGATATTTGGCACCCTGAAAAAGATATCTATTGGGGCTCAGAAAAAGAATGGTTAGCGCCATCGGGAGGAGAAGGTAGCCGATATTCCGGACAAAGAGATTTGGAGAACCCATTAGCAGCAGTAATGATGGGGCTGATTTATGTTAACCCTGAAGGAGTGGATGGGAATCCAGATCCATTAAAAACCGCAGCAGATGTCCGTGTCACTTTTGAAAGAATGGCAATGAATGATGAAGAAACGGTTGCCTTGACGGCCGGTGGCCATACTGTTGGAAAATCACATGGAAATGGTGATGCTGGTTTGTTAGGACCGGATCCTGAAGCAGCAGATATTGACGAACAAGGCTTAGGTTGGAATAACAAAACGAAACGAGGCATTGGACGCAACACTGTAACCAGTGGCATCGAAGGGGCATGGACCACGTATCCAACCCAATGGGATAACGGCTATTTTAAATTGTTGCTAGGTTATGACTGGGAGTTAACAAAAAGCCCTGCCGGAGCGTGGCAATGGGAGCCTGTCAATATCAAGGAAGAAGATAAGCCTGTTGATGTTGAAGACTCGTCAATTCGTTATAACCCTATCATGACAGATGCGGACATGGCGATGAAAATGGACCCTGAATATCGAAAAATATCCGAAAAATTTTATAACAATCCGGACTATTTTTCTGAGGTATTTGCAAAAGCATGGTTTAAATTAACACACAGAGACTTAGGTCCTAAATCACGTTACATTGGGCCGGAAGTTCCACAAGAAGATTTAATCTGGCAAGACTCTGTTCCTACAGGGAATACTAATTTTGATATTGAACTGGCAAAAAGCAAAATCGCTGATAGCGGGTTGAGTATCAGTGAAATGGTTAGTACAGCATGGGATAGTGTTCGTACTTTCAGAGGGTCTGATAATCGTGGTGGAGCCAATGGCGCAAGAATTCGTTTGACTCCTCAAAAAGATTGGGAAGGAAATGAACCCCAACGACTACAAAAGGTTTTAGCGGTTCTTGAAAGTATTGCTAGTGATGTAAGTGCCAGTGTTGCAGATATCATTGTTCTCGCAGGTTCCGTTGGCATTGAACAAGCTGCAAAAGCAGCAGATTTAGAAATTACGGTTCCTTTTCAGGCCGGGCGAGGAGATGCAACTCAGGAAATGACCGATGTTGATTCTTTTCAGTATTTGGAGCCCGTTCATGACGGATTCCGTAACTGGTTGAAAAAGAACTATGTTGTGAGTGCGGAAGAACTGTTGCTGGATAAAGCACAGTTGCTGGGATTAACAGCAAAAGAAATGACAGTCTTAATAGGAGGGATGCGTGTTCTGGGAACCAATCATGGCGGAACAAAACACGGAGTATTTACAAATCAGCAAGGTGTTTTATCCAATGATTTCTTTGTAAATCTGACAGATATGAGCTATACATGGAATCCTGTTTCTGACAATCTTTATGAAATTCGCGACCGAAAATCAGGTGAAACTGTTTGGACAGCAACTCGAGTCGACTTGGTTTTTGGTTCGAATTCAATTCTTAGAGCTTATGCCGAAGTTTACGCACAAGATGATAACAAGGAAAAATTTGTTAAAGACTTTGTATCGGCTTGGACAAAAGTGATGAATGCCGACAGATTTGATTTGAAATAA
- a CDS encoding SirB2 family protein has protein sequence MYAGIKHAHLLFIVVSIFLFELRFFLKLFKKPTGKLLKVIPHVNDTLLLISGFTLAFMASIKPWDQLWLGAKIIALVFYIGFGMMALKSNGAKSYLAYFLATLMIVFMIFTAISKTPLFINL, from the coding sequence GTGTACGCCGGTATTAAACATGCACATTTACTTTTTATTGTTGTCAGTATTTTTTTGTTTGAGCTGAGGTTTTTTCTGAAGTTATTTAAAAAACCAACCGGTAAATTGCTAAAAGTTATTCCGCATGTCAATGATACACTTCTGTTGATTTCAGGGTTTACTTTGGCCTTTATGGCCTCAATTAAACCTTGGGATCAATTGTGGTTAGGTGCAAAAATCATTGCATTGGTCTTTTATATTGGTTTTGGAATGATGGCGTTGAAGTCCAATGGTGCTAAAAGTTATTTAGCATACTTCTTGGCAACGCTTATGATTGTATTTATGATTTTCACAGCAATCTCCAAAACACCATTATTTATCAATTTATAA
- a CDS encoding acyl-CoA dehydrogenase family protein encodes MDFKINLELQQKLDTINEFLHEEVYPLEKLFLYHKWDELLPSLEQCREKVKTLGLWAPNLPKDTGGSYSGLLDLALIGEVLGQSPLGHYIFGCQAPDAGNAELLHLFGTKKQKEQWLLPLVKGEIRSCFAMTEPHTAGSNPTLLDSTAELKNRQWHINGRKWFTTSAEGSSFAIAMVVTDENAEKHKRASMIIVPTETEGFNIIRNISVMGEEGKGYFSHAEVEFDNCIVPQENLIGQRGSGFALAQERLGPGRIQHCMRWLGIGERCINISKQFMKKRKISSTQVLAQQPLMQAQIAESLAELASARLMVLQTAWSIEQNGFEQSKNMISLIKFHTANVVQRVIDRSLQSLGALGMTDDTVVSFFYREERAARIYDGADEVHKIVAAREFLKN; translated from the coding sequence ATGGATTTTAAAATTAACCTAGAGCTTCAGCAGAAGCTGGACACAATCAATGAATTTTTGCATGAAGAAGTTTATCCTCTGGAAAAACTATTTCTATACCACAAATGGGATGAGCTCCTTCCATCACTCGAACAATGTCGGGAAAAAGTCAAAACTCTGGGTTTATGGGCTCCAAATTTGCCAAAAGACACCGGTGGCAGTTACAGCGGGTTGCTAGATCTGGCTTTGATTGGCGAAGTCTTGGGACAATCTCCTCTGGGTCATTATATCTTTGGATGCCAGGCACCTGATGCTGGCAATGCGGAGTTGTTACACTTATTCGGAACAAAGAAGCAAAAAGAACAATGGTTGCTGCCTTTGGTAAAAGGTGAGATTCGTAGTTGTTTTGCCATGACTGAACCACACACAGCAGGATCGAACCCTACTCTGCTTGATAGTACGGCTGAATTAAAAAACAGACAATGGCATATTAACGGACGCAAGTGGTTTACAACTTCAGCCGAAGGCTCATCCTTTGCTATTGCGATGGTTGTTACTGACGAGAATGCAGAAAAACACAAACGAGCCAGTATGATTATTGTGCCGACTGAGACCGAAGGATTTAACATTATTCGCAATATTTCCGTGATGGGAGAAGAAGGAAAAGGTTATTTCAGTCACGCGGAAGTTGAGTTTGATAATTGTATCGTGCCACAAGAAAACCTGATTGGTCAAAGAGGCAGTGGATTTGCCTTGGCGCAAGAAAGGCTGGGTCCCGGACGCATTCAGCATTGTATGCGTTGGTTGGGAATCGGCGAGCGTTGCATCAATATCAGTAAACAATTCATGAAAAAAAGAAAAATCAGCTCTACTCAGGTTTTAGCACAACAACCTTTGATGCAGGCACAAATTGCTGAGTCTCTGGCTGAATTAGCATCAGCTCGACTGATGGTATTACAAACAGCTTGGAGCATTGAGCAAAATGGTTTTGAGCAATCAAAAAATATGATTTCGCTGATTAAGTTTCACACAGCGAACGTCGTGCAACGAGTCATTGATAGAAGTTTGCAATCGTTGGGAGCATTGGGAATGACTGATGATACTGTTGTTTCATTCTTTTACAGAGAAGAACGAGCCGCACGAATTTACGATGGTGCTGATGAAGTTCATAAAATTGTTGCTGCCAGAGAGTTTTTAAAAAACTAA
- a CDS encoding ATP-dependent zinc protease yields MSNILGWREWVSLPELGINKIKAKVDTGARTSALHAFDVRLEERDGKKIVRFKIHPKQRDVETVVECEAPLHDERKVRDSGGHSEMRYVIQSTITIGGVAHKAEITLTNRDSMGFRMLLGRTTMRGHYLVDSGQSYLMKKKKPKSD; encoded by the coding sequence ATGAGTAATATACTTGGATGGAGAGAATGGGTTTCACTTCCAGAACTGGGAATTAATAAAATTAAAGCGAAAGTTGATACCGGAGCAAGAACATCGGCATTGCATGCTTTTGATGTGAGGTTAGAAGAGAGAGACGGTAAAAAAATAGTTCGCTTCAAAATTCACCCTAAGCAACGGGATGTGGAGACTGTTGTGGAGTGCGAAGCGCCATTACACGATGAAAGAAAGGTTCGTGATTCAGGTGGTCACAGCGAAATGCGTTATGTTATCCAATCAACAATTACAATCGGAGGCGTAGCTCATAAAGCTGAGATTACCTTAACAAATCGTGACTCAATGGGATTCAGAATGTTACTTGGCAGAACCACGATGCGAGGGCATTATCTGGTTGATTCGGGACAATCTTACTTAATGAAAAAGAAAAAGCCAAAAAGTGACTGA
- a CDS encoding DUF302 domain-containing protein encodes MKFIKNLLALIGLLAIVGGIYGWTKFGEDFKVFKSFDAKAPEVYWEMWQKLKKSKVTAEATVWMVPFAEGITVDEAEESMAIAANSWNIKNVGVLPLSEDVFAKTGEPQKFLKIFEYCDSLTAREMVDYNVYIAAYLPCRVAMVEDDNGNFALYSMNMDMILHGGETLPPELFKKASRIKSAILDIMQKGANGDF; translated from the coding sequence ATGAAATTTATTAAAAACCTACTTGCTTTAATCGGACTTCTGGCAATTGTTGGCGGAATTTACGGTTGGACTAAATTTGGTGAGGACTTCAAGGTATTTAAATCTTTCGATGCCAAAGCCCCTGAGGTTTATTGGGAAATGTGGCAAAAACTGAAAAAGTCCAAGGTTACCGCCGAGGCGACTGTCTGGATGGTACCATTTGCAGAAGGAATTACTGTAGATGAGGCTGAAGAGTCTATGGCGATTGCTGCAAATTCATGGAATATAAAAAATGTCGGCGTGCTTCCTCTTTCTGAAGATGTCTTTGCGAAAACCGGTGAACCACAGAAGTTTTTGAAAATTTTCGAATATTGTGACTCACTCACTGCCAGAGAGATGGTTGACTATAATGTTTATATAGCTGCTTACTTGCCTTGTCGTGTCGCAATGGTTGAAGATGATAATGGCAACTTTGCGCTTTATTCTATGAACATGGATATGATTTTACACGGTGGAGAGACATTACCTCCTGAGTTGTTCAAAAAAGCGAGCCGTATCAAATCGGCTATCCTTGATATTATGCAAAAAGGAGCAAACGGAGACTTTTAA
- a CDS encoding TQO small subunit DoxD, whose protein sequence is MSNNDLKNTYGQLGLSSLAIRLTMGFVFWGGFSRRAIYGITPTGDTFKLDVEHSGFVGNKIAAAYPGSFMPETLVSVIQNVSLMNFAMWAFSIAELLVGLALIFGFMTRFAAIGGMLLNFGMMLVFGWMGSTCLDEWTMAAFGFAICAVAFVTGAGYYSIDNKLANTGFGSKKLFPWLFSGPLPLSNDGLKKMSIWLAVITFVFVVGFYNALYGSVYSKLKSRVGFHHQNIKISDVKVMEDGALSFYGYVNAGPDTQAGYVIKAELKDEFGDNVAEWDGDTLANMSDDNIDNTFKMAWGSKFYRTRYGIAGKTGAQATIVLPGEGDTDVEEGEVYTLKLSQVEGAPFTFTGTAKVTDGGFVLEGKSAEH, encoded by the coding sequence ATGTCAAATAATGATTTAAAAAATACTTATGGCCAACTGGGATTATCCAGTTTAGCTATTCGTTTAACAATGGGCTTCGTTTTCTGGGGTGGTTTTTCCAGACGTGCAATTTATGGAATTACACCAACAGGTGACACATTCAAACTCGATGTCGAGCATTCCGGTTTCGTAGGTAACAAAATTGCTGCGGCTTATCCTGGTTCTTTTATGCCGGAAACTTTAGTGTCAGTGATTCAAAATGTTTCATTAATGAACTTTGCCATGTGGGCGTTTTCTATTGCTGAATTGCTGGTAGGTCTGGCACTAATCTTTGGATTTATGACACGTTTTGCTGCAATTGGCGGGATGCTTCTTAATTTCGGTATGATGCTGGTATTTGGCTGGATGGGTTCAACTTGTCTGGATGAATGGACAATGGCCGCCTTTGGGTTTGCAATCTGTGCTGTCGCTTTTGTGACCGGTGCCGGATATTATTCTATTGATAATAAGCTGGCAAATACTGGTTTTGGAAGTAAAAAACTATTCCCATGGTTGTTCTCTGGTCCTTTACCACTTAGCAATGATGGCCTGAAAAAAATGAGTATATGGCTGGCTGTAATTACTTTTGTATTTGTTGTTGGTTTCTACAACGCTCTTTATGGTTCTGTTTATAGTAAATTGAAATCTCGCGTAGGATTCCATCATCAAAACATCAAAATTTCTGATGTTAAAGTTATGGAGGATGGTGCTTTATCATTCTACGGTTATGTCAATGCCGGACCTGACACACAAGCAGGATATGTGATAAAAGCCGAATTAAAAGATGAGTTTGGCGATAATGTTGCAGAATGGGATGGAGACACTTTAGCCAATATGAGTGATGATAATATAGACAACACATTCAAAATGGCTTGGGGCTCTAAATTCTACCGCACTCGTTATGGTATAGCAGGTAAAACCGGTGCTCAGGCAACGATTGTCCTGCCGGGAGAAGGCGACACTGATGTTGAAGAGGGTGAAGTTTACACTCTAAAATTATCTCAAGTTGAAGGAGCTCCGTTTACATTTACCGGAACTGCTAAAGTAACTGATGGTGGTTTCGTGCTAGAAGGTAAATCAGCAGAGCATTAA
- a CDS encoding RimK family alpha-L-glutamate ligase yields the protein MKLAILSRAPKAYSTRRLKEAALDRGIDVKVLDTLKFSIDLKQGSPDLYFRGKQLSHYDAVLPRIGASVTYHGTAVVRQFQQMDVFCANTAHGIANSRDKLRSLQILARHHIGIPETTFVRDKKDVLPAIHRVGGAPVIIKLIEGTQGIGVLLADTVNAAESIIELLQSQKQDVLIQKFVAESRGKDIRALVVGDRVVAAMRRVAQGQEFRSNVHRGGVAQAIDLPKEYEDVAIRAAQILGLRVAGVDMLESSTGPQIMEVNSSPGLEGIESCTQLDVAGAIIDYIAAQIEFPEIDIRQRLTVSKGYGVNELYIPEGSEYVGKKIADIDLSEKDLNVLTLYRGSKVIPNPKPDRVMEPGDKLLCFGKLESMRGMIPARTRKKRRPTVHELPDTPVTHHQESTNHE from the coding sequence TTGAAACTAGCTATACTCTCTCGCGCTCCAAAAGCTTATAGCACCCGTCGTCTTAAAGAAGCAGCTCTGGATAGAGGAATCGATGTAAAGGTGCTTGATACACTAAAATTTTCTATCGACTTAAAACAAGGCTCACCGGATTTATATTTTCGTGGTAAACAACTCAGTCACTATGATGCTGTTTTACCTAGGATTGGAGCATCGGTAACTTATCATGGAACCGCTGTGGTCAGGCAGTTTCAACAGATGGATGTTTTTTGCGCAAACACAGCTCATGGAATTGCCAATTCAAGAGATAAACTTCGCAGTTTACAAATTTTAGCCCGCCATCATATTGGCATACCTGAAACAACTTTTGTTCGTGATAAAAAAGATGTCTTGCCGGCGATTCATCGTGTGGGTGGAGCTCCTGTTATTATTAAACTCATTGAGGGAACTCAGGGTATCGGTGTTTTATTGGCTGATACTGTCAATGCGGCTGAGTCCATCATTGAGCTGTTACAGAGTCAGAAACAAGATGTTTTGATTCAAAAGTTTGTCGCTGAAAGTCGTGGTAAAGATATTCGGGCTTTAGTCGTTGGAGATCGAGTTGTTGCTGCTATGCGTCGAGTCGCCCAAGGGCAAGAGTTCCGAAGCAATGTTCATCGAGGAGGAGTCGCTCAAGCCATTGACTTACCAAAAGAGTATGAAGATGTTGCTATTCGGGCAGCTCAAATTCTGGGTCTGAGAGTGGCCGGTGTTGATATGCTGGAAAGCTCTACCGGACCGCAAATTATGGAAGTAAACTCTTCCCCGGGTTTGGAAGGAATAGAAAGTTGCACACAACTTGATGTTGCTGGAGCGATTATTGATTACATTGCTGCTCAAATTGAGTTTCCTGAAATTGATATTCGCCAGCGACTAACTGTCAGTAAAGGTTATGGAGTGAATGAGCTTTATATTCCTGAAGGGTCTGAGTATGTTGGCAAGAAAATTGCTGATATAGATTTATCTGAAAAAGACCTCAATGTGCTAACTTTGTACAGAGGAAGTAAAGTCATTCCAAACCCCAAACCGGACAGAGTGATGGAACCGGGAGATAAACTTCTTTGCTTTGGTAAGCTAGAGTCCATGCGCGGAATGATTCCGGCGCGCACTCGGAAAAAACGCCGTCCAACAGTTCATGAACTACCGGACACTCCGGTTACGCACCATCAGGAGTCCACAAATCATGAGTAA
- a CDS encoding DUF2892 domain-containing protein produces the protein MNVNRMLRIIAGLVIMLSLVLAHVMGQVNLTQMSWLWLTAFVGFNLFQSGFTNWCPMITILKMLGVKE, from the coding sequence ATGAATGTAAATAGAATGCTTAGAATTATTGCCGGTTTGGTAATTATGTTGTCTTTGGTTTTGGCACATGTTATGGGCCAGGTCAACCTCACACAAATGTCATGGTTATGGCTGACTGCTTTTGTCGGGTTTAATTTGTTTCAATCAGGCTTTACCAACTGGTGTCCAATGATTACTATTTTGAAGATGTTAGGAGTCAAAGAGTAA
- a CDS encoding MBL fold metallo-hydrolase: MNTILNKAFVLILAAVTLISCQSESTKSSDNGLSSEESKVVSKYPPIDIEMTAKKLAEHTYQVQGKAGIATDNAGFISNAGFVVTDEGVIVVDTLGSPSLGVELLKRIREVTDKPIKKVVITHYHADHIYGTQVFKELGAEVIAADGSFKYINSDGATARLNERRESLKPYVNEDTYVVHPDVIVEDKMEFELGGMHFVINVVGAAHSGGDLTLYVQEDGVLYSGDIIFGGRVPFIGGGSTLRWANTLQDMETSLKLNLLVPGHGPASDNPAQAIKLTKSYLLFMREVMGEAVEEMMGFVEAYEGIDWSQFSSLPAFDSVNRLNANTVFLAMEAESVE, translated from the coding sequence ATGAATACAATACTTAATAAAGCGTTCGTGCTGATTCTTGCTGCCGTGACTTTGATTTCATGTCAGTCTGAAAGCACAAAATCAAGTGACAACGGCCTAAGTAGCGAAGAGTCAAAGGTCGTATCAAAATACCCGCCAATTGATATTGAAATGACAGCAAAAAAACTGGCTGAGCATACTTATCAAGTTCAAGGTAAAGCCGGAATCGCTACTGATAATGCAGGGTTTATTTCCAATGCAGGGTTTGTGGTTACTGATGAAGGTGTAATTGTTGTTGACACATTGGGTTCTCCTTCACTTGGAGTTGAACTTCTGAAAAGAATTCGTGAGGTCACTGACAAGCCAATTAAAAAAGTTGTCATAACGCATTATCATGCTGACCATATTTATGGCACCCAAGTGTTTAAAGAGTTGGGAGCAGAAGTCATTGCTGCTGACGGTAGTTTTAAATATATCAACTCGGACGGTGCTACAGCTCGTTTGAACGAGAGAAGAGAGTCACTCAAGCCTTATGTTAATGAAGACACCTATGTGGTTCATCCTGATGTTATTGTCGAAGACAAAATGGAGTTCGAGCTCGGTGGAATGCATTTTGTTATCAATGTTGTTGGTGCTGCGCATTCAGGTGGAGATTTAACGCTTTATGTTCAAGAAGATGGCGTCCTCTATTCAGGCGATATTATATTCGGTGGCCGTGTTCCCTTTATTGGTGGCGGTAGCACATTAAGATGGGCAAATACTTTGCAAGATATGGAAACCAGTTTAAAACTGAACCTTTTGGTTCCGGGTCATGGGCCGGCATCTGATAATCCTGCTCAAGCAATCAAATTAACCAAGAGTTATTTGTTATTCATGCGTGAAGTGATGGGTGAAGCTGTTGAAGAAATGATGGGATTTGTTGAAGCCTATGAAGGAATTGACTGGTCTCAATTCAGTAGTTTACCTGCTTTTGACAGTGTTAACCGTTTGAACGCAAATACTGTTTTCTTAGCAATGGAAGCAGAATCTGTCGAATAA
- a CDS encoding murein L,D-transpeptidase catalytic domain family protein yields the protein MMKTKLFFIVILQIATSSVICADSEVLKEYKTIGLKSKIDFEVFEYALNGFKLIKNKTNDSILTIIDYSKPSTEYRLYIIDLNNKKLISESLVAHGRNSGENKAIDFSNVKNSKKSSLGFYKTAETYTGKHGYSLKLDGLEKNINDNARERAIVIHGAWYVSEEFIDKHGRLGRSWGCPALPIDMHKKIIDTIKNGSYLYIHGDDKNYKKTSNFNF from the coding sequence ATGATGAAAACAAAACTTTTTTTCATTGTAATTTTGCAAATAGCAACGAGCTCAGTTATTTGTGCTGATTCAGAGGTATTGAAAGAATACAAAACAATCGGGTTAAAAAGCAAAATTGATTTTGAAGTGTTTGAATATGCTTTGAATGGATTCAAATTAATTAAGAATAAAACTAATGATTCAATTTTGACGATTATAGATTACTCAAAACCATCCACTGAATATCGCTTATATATAATAGACTTAAATAATAAAAAGCTTATCTCAGAATCGTTAGTGGCTCATGGCAGAAACTCTGGTGAAAACAAAGCGATTGATTTTTCAAATGTGAAGAACTCAAAAAAAAGCAGCTTGGGTTTTTACAAGACAGCAGAAACATATACTGGTAAACATGGGTATTCATTGAAACTGGATGGGCTTGAAAAAAATATTAATGATAATGCCAGAGAAAGAGCGATAGTCATTCATGGAGCTTGGTATGTTAGTGAGGAGTTTATTGATAAACATGGAAGACTAGGTCGTAGTTGGGGCTGCCCGGCATTGCCTATAGATATGCATAAGAAAATAATTGATACCATAAAAAATGGCTCTTATTTGTATATCCATGGAGATGATAAAAACTATAAAAAAACCTCAAATTTCAACTTCTAA